The segment AACCGGTCCGCACTGGAACTGGCGCGCAAACGACTCGAATACACAACGGAACGGGCACCCTTCACCGCCCAGGTGCGACACACCCATGTCCGCCCCGGCGACCTGGCCGTTTCGGGCCAGCCCCTGATCGAACTGGTCGGCCTTGAGGGTCTCCATGCGGTCCTGCGCGTGCCGGAGCGCGACATCCTGCTGCTCGAACCCGGCCTGGACGTCGAGCTGACCATCCCCGCCCTGGAACATACCGTGACGACCCGGCTCGATCGGGTCCATCCCACACTGGACATCAGCCGGCGCAGCGGGAGCTTCGAGACGCGCCTGATCGACCCACCGGAGGCGCTGCGCCCCGGCATGGCGGCACAGGCACGGGTCGTCCTGGAATACCTGGACCCGGTCATCCGGGTACCGGCTCACGCCGTCTGGGGCGACGTCGACAACCAGTGGATCTATCGGCTGGAAGACGGCCGCGCATACCGCACGGAGGTGGTGACACGGTCCTTGCCAAATGGAGAACGGGCGATTCTCGAAGGGATCGAGCCGGGTGACCGCATCATCGTGACGCCGGATCGCCGGATCCGGGACGGGATGCCCGTGCACGCCGTGGACGACAGCCCCCGATGACCTGGGTCGAGGGCCTCCTGCGGTACCGGCACACGGTGCTGGCCCTTCTGGCTGCCGCTCTGATCCTGGGCTTGCAGGCGCGCTTCGACTTGCCCGTCCAGCTCTTTCCCGACACCGACCCGCCGACGGTCACGGTCATCACGGAATACCCCGGCATGGCGGCCCTGGATGTCGATCGCGAACTCACACGCCTGCTGGAGGAGGAGTTTGCCAGCCTCGACGGCGTCACCCGGATCAGCTCCTCCAGCCAGACCGGCCTGTCCGTGGCACGGGTGGAATTCGACTACGGCATCACCAGCGCCCTTGCCGCCGTGGACGTCCAGAACGCCGTCGGACGGTTGCGCCCGGACCTGCCCGCCACCATCGAAGAACCGCAGATCCTGGAGTTCTCCACCGCCGACAAGCCAATCATCACCATCGCCCTGACCAGTGACACCCTGGCGCTCGACGCGATCCGCGAACAGGCCGACAACGCGATACGGGAACGGCTCGAATGGATCCCCGGCGTCGCCGCGATCGACGTGGTCGGCGGGCACAAGAGGGAACTGCATGTTGCGCTCGATCCCGAGCGCACCGAGGCCCTCGGGATCGACATGCCCCAGGTACTGGAGGCCCTCGACGACTGGAATCTCATGGCGCCGGGCGGTCGTGTCCGCATCGGTGAACTCGAAAGTGTGGTGCGGTTCGATGCGCCGCTGCGAAGCGAGGCCGATGCACGCGAGATCATCCTCGTCGCGGACGGCGATACGCGTGTGCGCCTGGGCGATATCGCCCGAGTCCGCCTGGAGCCCGGCGAGCCCCGCTCGGCCTACCGTCATGACGGCCAGGCAGCGATCGCCGTGCAAGTGCTGCGGCGGGACGATGCCAACACGGTGGAGGTGGCCGCGCGGGTGCGCGAGGCGCTGGAACCCCTGCGCGATGCCGCGCCCGAGCTGAATATCGTCGTCGCCGACGATGATTCGGTGTTCACCGAGAAGGTGATCGCCGACATGACGCAGACCGTGATGATCGCCATCGCCCTGACGATGGTGATCGTCCTGCTGTTTCTCGCTGATCTGCGTCAGGCCGGGATCATCGCCCTCTCCATTCCGGCGGCGTTCCTGGTGACCTTCGGCTTAATGCAACTGGCCGGTCTGGATCTGAACATGGTCACCATGTCGGCGCTGATCCTGGCGATCGGCCTGCTGGTCGACGACGGCATCGTGATCCTCGAGAACATCCACCGTCACCTGGACGAAGAGGGCCAGCCGCCGCGCCAGGCCGCCATCCAGGGGGTCGGCGAGGTCTTCGGCGCCAAGCTGGGCGGCACACTGACCACCCTCGGCGTACTGCTGCCTCTCACGTTCATGGGCGGCTTTGTCGGCGAGCTGTTCCGGCCCCTCGCGCTGACCCTGGCGTTCGCCTTGAGCGCCTCGTTCGTGATGGCCGTC is part of the Thioalkalivibrio sp. K90mix genome and harbors:
- a CDS encoding efflux RND transporter periplasmic adaptor subunit — encoded protein: MNASRTPSSRRSLRRALGLLALAGVVIVTTWSATDRLSERFSPEAARAVPPPAVTTISAEPTRATFYSPVYRGSIETHDETTISARITAQVLESPLNAGDRVGEGEVLVRMDTDETRLEVRQREAADQRLDGERATAQRNLDRQQDLFARDLIPESELDDARQRVATLEAQLRENRSALELARKRLEYTTERAPFTAQVRHTHVRPGDLAVSGQPLIELVGLEGLHAVLRVPERDILLLEPGLDVELTIPALEHTVTTRLDRVHPTLDISRRSGSFETRLIDPPEALRPGMAAQARVVLEYLDPVIRVPAHAVWGDVDNQWIYRLEDGRAYRTEVVTRSLPNGERAILEGIEPGDRIIVTPDRRIRDGMPVHAVDDSPR